The Leptospira johnsonii genome window below encodes:
- the panD gene encoding aspartate 1-decarboxylase, with protein MLITVCKGKIHRATVTDADLNYEGSLTVDMDLVDAAGMFPYEKVSVVNVNNGSRFETYLIEGKRGSGEICLNGAAARLGMKGDKVIIISYGSLEEKDLPKGYKPQVVLVDDKNHIKKA; from the coding sequence ATGCTCATCACTGTTTGCAAAGGTAAAATCCATAGAGCCACCGTAACCGACGCGGACCTGAATTATGAGGGAAGCCTCACGGTAGATATGGATTTAGTAGACGCCGCAGGAATGTTTCCTTACGAAAAAGTTTCCGTTGTGAATGTAAACAATGGTTCCAGATTCGAGACATATCTGATCGAAGGCAAGAGAGGTTCCGGAGAGATCTGTTTGAACGGTGCCGCTGCCCGTCTCGGAATGAAAGGAGACAAAGTAATCATCATCTCCTACGGTTCCTTGGAAGAAAAGGACCTGCCAAAAGGTTACAAACCCCAAGTCGTGCTCGTGGACGACAAGAATCACATCAAAAAAGCCTAA
- the lipB gene encoding lipoyl(octanoyl) transferase LipB: MTSSSFSINNTSVQAFSLKNPLPYEAYVRFQEKSRENRRESILFLEHPLTITGGINYNIDNLLRNEDFLSEHGISLQYIKRGGDYTAHEPGQIVTYIHLDLKKREISISDFLEQILESAIYSTKKVWGLDLVKNPNAPGLYLSDSPNRKILSMGVLFKSWFTSYGIALNVSNDFSAFQCIHPCGQDWKSMISVSQLGLDSGEDKKKEWILAFQSKFLENLNPLKERIRT, encoded by the coding sequence ATGACTTCGAGCAGCTTTTCCATAAATAATACGAGTGTGCAGGCTTTTTCCCTGAAAAATCCCCTTCCGTACGAAGCTTACGTCCGCTTCCAAGAGAAGTCCCGGGAAAATCGGAGGGAATCGATTCTATTTTTAGAACACCCTCTTACGATTACCGGTGGGATCAATTATAATATCGACAATCTTCTCCGAAATGAGGACTTCCTTTCCGAACATGGGATCTCTCTCCAATACATAAAAAGAGGAGGGGACTATACCGCTCATGAGCCCGGGCAGATCGTTACCTATATACATTTGGACTTAAAAAAAAGAGAAATTTCCATCTCGGATTTTCTGGAACAAATCCTGGAATCTGCAATTTATTCCACAAAGAAAGTCTGGGGTTTGGATCTGGTAAAAAATCCGAATGCACCTGGACTCTATCTTTCCGATTCTCCAAATCGCAAAATTCTTTCCATGGGAGTTCTGTTCAAGTCCTGGTTCACTAGCTACGGGATCGCTCTCAACGTTTCTAACGATTTTTCCGCCTTTCAGTGTATCCATCCTTGCGGACAGGACTGGAAATCTATGATTTCGGTCTCCCAATTGGGACTAGATAGCGGAGAAGATAAGAAGAAGGAATGGATCCTGGCTTTTCAGTCCAAATTCCTGGAAAATTTAAATCCGTTAAAAGAGAGAATCCGCACCTAA
- a CDS encoding type II toxin-antitoxin system antitoxin SocA domain-containing protein → MEKLLEVISFILQRSPKGRNRQELAKLIYLSDGVFFQKYAKVITEQKYIHLEDSPYPMELNQALLHLKENRLIDVTPKLTETGISGYLLTWVGTEHEDEIDLNRQEKRILRKVLENFKGSVYDENRVYPNLYENYVITPLFSEIKFSKETINTKIHFFKRKTLLNISGKIFKVLFSE, encoded by the coding sequence ATGGAAAAGCTGCTCGAAGTCATCTCCTTTATACTCCAAAGATCTCCCAAAGGGCGAAACCGTCAGGAACTCGCAAAATTAATTTATCTTTCTGACGGAGTATTCTTCCAAAAATACGCCAAAGTGATTACGGAGCAGAAATACATCCATCTGGAGGATTCTCCTTACCCGATGGAACTGAATCAGGCGCTTCTCCACCTGAAAGAAAATCGTCTAATAGATGTGACCCCAAAATTGACCGAGACCGGGATCTCGGGTTATCTATTAACCTGGGTCGGAACCGAGCATGAGGACGAGATAGACCTGAACCGTCAGGAAAAAAGAATTCTTCGCAAGGTTCTGGAAAATTTCAAAGGAAGTGTTTACGACGAAAATCGAGTGTATCCGAATTTATATGAGAATTACGTGATCACACCCCTTTTCTCGGAAATAAAGTTTAGCAAAGAAACTATTAACACTAAAATCCATTTCTTTAAGAGAAAAACGCTTTTGAATATCTCGGGCAAAATATTTAAGGTACTTTTTAGCGAGTAA